DNA from Salinibacterium sp. dk2585:
CCACAGGAAGAAGACCGCGAGGAGCGCCGCCGCGAAGACCAGAAAACTCACATGACGACTCTACGTCGTGCCGGGGCGGCGTCGGCTCGGCCACCCCGGCCATCCGTCGATCAGGAGAGCTCGTTGGACTCCAGCATGTCGGTGACGAGGGCCGCGATTGCGCTGCGCTCCGACCGCGTGAGGGTGATGTGCCCGAAGAGGGCGTGCCCCTTGAGCGCCTCGATGACGGATGCCACCCCGTCGTGCCGACCGACGCGCAGATTGTCGCGCTGGGCGACATCATGCGTGAGCACGACGCGCGAGTTCTGCCCGATGCGGCTGAGGACCGTGAGGAGCACGTTGCGCTCGAGCGACTGCGCCTCGTCGACGATCACGAAGGCGTCGTGGAGCGAGCGGCCCCGGATGTGCGTGAGCGGCAGCACCTCCAGCAAGCCCCGGTCGATGACCTCGTCAAGCACATTCTGCGAGACGACGGAACCGAGCGTGTCGAAGACCGCCTGCGCCCAGGGGTTCATCTTCTCGGCCGCGTCGCCCGGCAGGTAGCCGAGTTCCTGGCCGCCGACCGCGTAGAGCGGGCGGAACACCATGATCTTGCGGTGCTGCTGCTTCTCGAGCACGGCCTCGAGGCCGGCGCACAGGGCGAGCGCCGACTTGCCCGTGCCCGCGCTGCCTCCAAGCGAGACGATGCCGACCTCGGGGTCGAGCAGCAGGTCGATCGCGAACCGCTGTTCAGCCGAGCGGCCGTGGAGGCCGAACACCTCGCGGTCACCCCGCACGAGACGCACCTCACCGCGTGCGGTCACACGCCCGAGGGCGGAGCCCCGGTCGGAGTGGATGACGAGCCCCGTGTTGATCGCGAGGTCGCCCGCGGCACGGGTCGAGAGCTGTTCCTGGTCGTAGAGTGTCGCCATTTGCTCGCTTGAGAGGTCGAGCTCGGCCATGCCCGACCATCCGGAGTCCACCGCCATCTCGGCGCGGTACTCCTCGGCAGCGAGGCCGATGGAGGCCGCCTTGACGCGCATCGGGAGGTCCTTCGACACGACCGTGACGGCGAGGCCCTCCGCCGCGAGGTTCATGGCGACGGCGAGGATGCGCGAGTCGTTGTCGCCCAGTTTCAAGCCGGAGGGCAGTGCCTCCATGCTCGAGTGATTGAGCTCGACACGGAGCGAGCCCCCATTGCCGACCGCGATGGGAAAGTCGAGTCGCTCGTGCTTGACGCGCAGCTCGTCGAGGTTACGAAGCGCCTGGCGCGCGAAGTACCCGATCTCGGGGTCGTGACGCTTGGCCTCGAGCTCCGAGATGACCACGACGGGGAGGACGACAGCGTGCTCCGCGAAGCGGAAGACCGCGCGGGGATCCGAGAGCAGCACCGAGGTATCGAGCACGTAGGTGCGCTCCGCCTGCTGCACGGTGACAGACGGCGAGGCCGCCGGCGCCTGGATCGGATTCGACTGCTCTGCCTTTGACTGGGCCACATTCGCTCCATTCCCGAGCGCTAGGCGCTCGGTTTCTCAACGAAACGGCCGTGCCCGCTCTGGTCGGGCGAACTCGAAACGAACTTGCGTGGCCGTCTCGATCAGGCGCCATACCTGATGACTCTGACGCTACGTCCGCGCAGGCGCTGCGGGGTGAGCGACACGCGGCCGAAGGTTACGGACGCGTGAACAGCCGCATCAGGCGGAAACGCCCGCTGCGAACTCGGCGAACGCCATCCGAAGCAGCGACAGGGTCTCGTCGCTCGTCGACACGTGCGGGCTGAATCGGATGCTGCTGCTGCGCACCGTCGCGGAGACGGCATGGTTGTGCAGGGCCGCCGCGAGCGGGGTGACGTGTGCCGCATCGGGTTCCACGACGACGATGCCGGCGCGCTCGTCCGCCGCGCGGGGCGAGATAACGGGCAGGCCGTACTCGTCGATGACGGCGAGCACCTGGTCGACCCGTTCACGGAGCCCAGCCTCAGCCTGGTCGATGCCGACGACATCGAGCCGCTCGAGTGCGGTCGCGAGACGCGCCTGGGCGGCGGGCCGAGGGCGAGAGAGCGCGAACGACGACGCCGCACGCGGAGCCTCTGGGACATCCGTCTCCCCTCCCGTCCCACCCGTTTCGAGGAAGTCGGCCGGCTCGCCGAGCCAGCCGGAGAGCACGGGCTCGATCCGTTCGAGGGCCCGGTCGCTCATGACGAGGAAGCCCGTGCCGCGACCGGCACGCAGCCACTTCTGCCCACCGGACACAATGACATCCGCAACTTCCCATGGCGCATCGACAGCGCCGAAGGCCTGCACCGCGTCGACAATGAGAAGGCGGTCGCCGATGACCTGGCGGATGCCCTCGAGGTCGATGCGATAGCCGGTGCGGAAGTCGACCGCGCTCACGAGGACGGCTGTGACCTCCTCCGGTAGCTCGCGGAAGGTACCAGGGGTCACTCGGCCATACTCGGGCTCGACCCAGAGCGGCTGCAGTCGACCGAGGGCGCGCTGGGCTCTTGCGATCGCGAAGAGGGTGCTCGGGTATTCGGCGGGAGAGAGTGCGACGATGCCCTCCAGCCCGAACATGGTGTGCATGAGCCCCGTGCTCGTGTCGGGCTGGAACACCACCTGGTCGCTCTCGAAGCCCGTGGCCATCGCGACGGCGTCGCGCATTCGCT
Protein-coding regions in this window:
- a CDS encoding PhoH family protein — encoded protein: MQAPAASPSVTVQQAERTYVLDTSVLLSDPRAVFRFAEHAVVLPVVVISELEAKRHDPEIGYFARQALRNLDELRVKHERLDFPIAVGNGGSLRVELNHSSMEALPSGLKLGDNDSRILAVAMNLAAEGLAVTVVSKDLPMRVKAASIGLAAEEYRAEMAVDSGWSGMAELDLSSEQMATLYDQEQLSTRAAGDLAINTGLVIHSDRGSALGRVTARGEVRLVRGDREVFGLHGRSAEQRFAIDLLLDPEVGIVSLGGSAGTGKSALALCAGLEAVLEKQQHRKIMVFRPLYAVGGQELGYLPGDAAEKMNPWAQAVFDTLGSVVSQNVLDEVIDRGLLEVLPLTHIRGRSLHDAFVIVDEAQSLERNVLLTVLSRIGQNSRVVLTHDVAQRDNLRVGRHDGVASVIEALKGHALFGHITLTRSERSAIAALVTDMLESNELS
- a CDS encoding aminotransferase class V-fold PLP-dependent enzyme → MIRRRTPPAAPLAEYVTDFAEDPGYLNFAYLGPAGEPVIAEERMVAELTSRARFGTLDSAEQHDERMRDAVAMATGFESDQVVFQPDTSTGLMHTMFGLEGIVALSPAEYPSTLFAIARAQRALGRLQPLWVEPEYGRVTPGTFRELPEEVTAVLVSAVDFRTGYRIDLEGIRQVIGDRLLIVDAVQAFGAVDAPWEVADVIVSGGQKWLRAGRGTGFLVMSDRALERIEPVLSGWLGEPADFLETGGTGGETDVPEAPRAASSFALSRPRPAAQARLATALERLDVVGIDQAEAGLRERVDQVLAVIDEYGLPVISPRAADERAGIVVVEPDAAHVTPLAAALHNHAVSATVRSSSIRFSPHVSTSDETLSLLRMAFAEFAAGVSA